The following DNA comes from Epinephelus moara isolate mb chromosome 2, YSFRI_EMoa_1.0, whole genome shotgun sequence.
TAACACAAATATGTTCAGGAAATAGGATAAAAAGCATATTGCTAAAATGATCTAAAACAACACTGCCAGACAGGcacacagctgtttgttttacttttaacttaaaaaaaatcacttattttgttaatTGTATGTTTCCTAATGTTTATGTTTGACTGATTATGCCTTGTCTTGTTTCATTAAAGCTgaacagttttgctgttgatgTGGAAAGTAAAATTAATTCAATTATAGATATTTTTCCTGTAAgccatttattcatttactttcaATGCAGGTTTACTACAACAGAGACTGTGCACATGCTTCCAACAAGCCATACCTTGACTGAATGGTTATGAAAGTCAGTAACCACAATctcatttttgttatttacGGCCACAAAGTGAGGacctgaaagcagcagaggagacggagagggaaagagaggaaagatgagTCATCAACTCCTTTACAACATATGAGAGGAAGTTCCACACTATTTTTGGACTACAagtcacacaggacacaaacacactcttgaGAGTTGATGTGGGACAATACATGAGACATGACAGAGCTGATGCATCAACATGTAAAAAGAacatagatttatttttttagctgACATTCACAGTGAATTAATTACTTACTGAAAACAGGGCCAGATTTACTAAGCTTTTGTTCCAGTGCAATGTTTGCACCACTTTTTtctaaaagaaaagaaaaggtccAAGTGAGAAATTAAATTGAAAGAACGGGTGAGTTTCAACTGAAATACTGCTTTCTGTGTAACAACTGAAGTCATATCAATGAGGGACTTCAGTAAGGCAAGCAAATCCTATTAACAGAAGTTTTTATTCtcccaaaatttgagagaaagacagacaagaAGACAACCATCAAATCTTTTTCATGCATTAGCGTGCATCATGAACTTTCGCCCCAATACAGCTCTGTCTTGTACTATGATGATCAGATGCATGTTTACAGTATAAGATTATCAATGCAATAGTAAAGAATCATTCATTGCCTGTCCAACAATACATGCTTACATTAGTTGCATAGAAAACTAAAGGGTGCATAGAAACATGCTGATCACAATGAGATTTGTGCAAATCAGCATTTCAAAACATAAAAAGTCTGTAAATCTGGCCCAAACATATGCCCTGAGACATAAAGCATCATTCGGTGTGCATCTTGTCATCCTGTAAGAGACATCATTAATGAAATGATCATAGGTACTTGTACTAAGTATCATACAGTACCTGCAAAGTGTCTGTCTGATGTTCCCCTGGCTCCAAACTTTGTCACCAGCTTCCCATTTGATTGGAAAATGAAGACACAGCATGCCTTATTATCAACTGTGATGATATGTCCATTCTTATCCACAGCCACACCTTTGGGTCCCATCAATCTTCCAGCACCAATTTTATTCTGTGACAGCCAGAGGGACACAATATGTCTCATTCAGTGGGACATATTAAATGTATGCAGTGAAAACATTTGCTCTGTCTGGCTGAGACCATTCACCTTGAACTTGCCATCTGAGGAGAAGATGCTAATCCATCTGTTGTCGTAATCAGCTACAATAATGTCACCATTCATGTCCACTGTGACCCCTGTGGGGCGCTGCAACTGCCCTGGTGAGCGACCTCTGACCCCAAACCTCATCTTAAACTGGCCATCATTTGAGAATACCTAGAAAAAGAGAAACATCAAATACTTCAAAACCTCAGCAAGTAAATaagtcattacatttttatttcagctcAAGAGGATGACACTGACCTGTATACACTGATTGTTGCTGTCTGCCACCACAATCCTTCCATTGCTGGAGGTGGAGATGCCTTGTAGATTAGTGAATTCTCCTTTATCTCGTCCTCTTGTTCCTTTCATAACAACAAGACATCAGGCCACTTTAGCACTATGTATGTGTAAAAAATGTGCAGCTCAGTTCTGCTGTACTTTGCATGGCATATCTCTTCAACTATTTAGCTTTTACTTGTCATTTGAACAGTTTGAACAGACAGAGGAAACAACTGTGTGGAACAAAATAGCTTATTTTGCTATAAAGAACAACATGAGACAGCTCAGTCACCATGATTAACGGCATATCTAGCCAGTTATTCACCCACCCACTCTGTAGATCAGCTCATCCTCTATTGGGTTTTCCTTTTTCTTGGTGGTGCTGTACATGCTGGAGGGTCTGCGTACAGCCTTCTGTCGAACatgacctcctcctccactcggAGACTTCACTCTTCTCTTCACGTCGTCTGGTGACTGCAGGACATCTGAAGGCTTGACGGCACGCAAACGGAACGGACTCCCCCTCACAGGCTGTTCATATAGCAGCAAAGAGAAGGTGAATTCTCCCTCTGAGCGGAGGGTATATCCAACCTCATAGGTGCCATTCTTGTTGTCCACCACCTCAGCTTCAGTGCACGCTCCATCTGCAGAGAAAATCTCTGCCCTCAGAGCAGCATTACCAGTCTTCACTAGTTCTCCATCCTTGTCTTTCGTAGTGACTGTGACAGTGGTGTGCTGGCCGACCAGTGCATGTCGCAAGCCTTCACCAGTGGCGACACTAGTATGGCCTACAGTCCCTGTTGTGATCAGGACTCCCAGGTTCTGAATGGAGCGCCTCAGTCCATCTGTCTCTACCTGGCATTCCAAATGTCCATTTTCGTGGGGCTGTTCGGGAAAGGTGTGTCGCGCCAGGGCACTGACCCGCTCACCCATCTGCTTCTGCACCAACAGGACCTCAGTGGCACTGCCATGGCTCAGGGCCTGCTCTGTGAAGTTGCAGCTGCTTTGAATGTTCTCTTTTCCCTGAAGCAAGGAGGTCAGCTGGGCTTGAAGCACCTATGAATGTCCAAAGAGACGGTCAGTGGTGCTTGAactaaaatgtgaaatattagaaaaaaatgaaaagacctCAGACCTTCTGCTTGGAGCTGCAGATGTTTTCCACCTCAGTAATGAGAGCAGTCTTGCGTTGGTGTAAGGCCTTCTCCAGCTCATCAAAAGTGTTACTGATTTCAGTAACTGCCTCATTTTTCCGCTCAGTAAGCTGCTTGGAGATCTCATTCACAAGCTCAATGGCGGCCGTCAGCTGAGGTAGTCTGCCAGAAGAAAAGCAAGtaagacaaaaacagaataaaacttttaaattagCATTCCTTATATTCTCAGTACTTTAAAGATCTTCCAAATGCAATCATGTAATTTATTATGGATTGAAGTACTGAAACCCGTACCTGTTGCGCACAGCGTCTAGCTGATTTTTTAGTGCTGACTTGTGCTGTTCTAGCACATCCCTCAGAGGAACTGTCACATGTTCCCTATGCTCTCCTTCTGTGCACTCCAGACACATGGCAGTTTCACATGACTCGCAGTAAAACTCCATCACCTGCAGATGGTGCAGTGGAGAACGAGACAACTGAACATCATATTTCTGTGTGTAAATCTGCTtacaaattaaaacacattaagaaaacaaaacaatatgagATCTTTTAACAGTGCACAGTGTTGTTATGAACTTGTAGATGATCTCTTATAGATCTGTCCTACTATATAACAccctctgtctttttgttttattttaccttgCCCTCGTGGTTGGGGCATGAGAGGGGCTGACAAGCTGTAGCTGCACTTGCTGACTCAAGAACATTACAGGCCTCAGGTCGGCTGCACTCTGGGTCTCGCTGTAACACCTCCATTAAGTTTGTGATGAAGAAGTTGTTCTGCAGGGCTGCCACACCTTTCTCTGGCAAGATAGAGGTCTGTCTGCATACTGGACAGGACAGTGTCAAAGACTGAGGAGGGATGTAGTTCTGTAGGCATCTACAAAGAAACAAGAtgttaaagaaataaattaGAGGGCTGAAGCTGCAAGCTAGCACCTATTCCAATGTCAACATagtgtaaacatgtaaaaccGTTCTTTTAGATTTTAGAAGACAATACGATTCTGGTCCTTGCAGTTTTGGCTGTGGAAATCAGTGCTTGCTGCCAAAAATGCTGTGCCAGTAAGAATGCTGTCTGTTTTGATGTGGCCAGCCTCAGAGTGGTTGGTGCCTTACATCATGCAGAAGCCACGATGACGAGAGAATAGCTTGGCATAAGTGGTGCAATTTTGGGCCATtacacataattttaaaatatttttaaacatccCTTTAATGTATCGCCATTAAAAACTTACTTCAGGCAAAGTGAATACAAACAACATTATAATGCGCTGAACTATTTATACGTCTTTTTTTATGTGCTCAGTTTCTGAATAACGAATAATATTACAAGGATAAATTCCAGTATATCTCGCTCTAAAGTGGTTAAAGCTgtctcattttttaattttgcttaaaaatgtttCATGGCTTTTATTAGATACTCACCTGGTTTTGTTTTACTCTTTAATTCAGATAATCTTACATTAGATTGTATATCACCTGTCAAGCAAGTTAAACTGCATTgaatgctgtacaaataaagtttgactggCGGGTTCAGAGCTTACCTCTCACAGAAGGTGTGCAGGCAGGGCAGGACCTTAGGGTTGTGATAATGGTCCAAACAAATGCTGCAGACCAGGAACTGCTTGTCTATCTGCCTGACCACAGGGCTGGTGCTGCCGGTCTCACGCTTTGCCATAGTGACGGACATTCAAAGGGGGCAAAGGGACCGCTTAACCTGCACACACAGGGTGAAAGAAACAGGACAaaggtcaaaaaaaaaagccttgaggAAACATTCAAGCCGGGTGAGGAGGGCGTATTCACTTACCCTCAGCACAAGCAAAGGAAGAAATGAGTCATAATGCTGTTAACATAAAACCTCGTTCAAATCATGTATCTGCTGGCCTTTTAATGCTTACCCTCCCTTATTTAACTGTGTCAGTAGGATGAGCTTTTTTAACAAACACCCGCATGGCCAGAGGTTGTTTGACTTCGTAAGTGAAAATTCTAATAAGCTCATGCAGTGGAAGAAAAATGAATACACGTGATTAACACCATAGGGAAGAACTCTCAGACGTGAAAACTATGCAGTCTAGGAGCCAACAtgtctgtgtttacagtgttggTAGAGGTctagtatatgtatatatatataaatatgtagtTAACAAAAATGCTTAAATGCATCTTGTGTGTACTTCCTGGCAATATTTTACAGTGtcctctgttttattgtttgacaTTCGTTGATTTACAGATGATGAGTGGATTCCTGCTGGTTCTCTTTTCAGATGGTAGTTGCTGTTACATGAAATTGTATCACTGGGTCAAGCACAGATTATCTTAGTGTGCCAATGACATGTTGTACATCTGCCATATTGCACATGAGCACAGAAAGGATTACATAAACACCAaaaccacagacacacccaATCAACACTGCTTACAAGACAGCATCAATCTGTACTACATGTAATGTTAGGAGCATATTTGCCATTGGTCTGTTGTGATGGTTAGCTTGTTTGTGTTGTAACATTATTAGGTATCTTTATTCAGTTCAGCTGTACAATCAGAAACTATTAAGCCCCCTGTTAAAATGTTCCATTAGCAACTAGTGCTTTGTAGTTTTCACTTCATTTCTGATGCTGCTCTTGTTGTCACTAACCATGTCTTTCAAGCAACATCCTCTAATAACCTTGAGACTACATAGTGCCTTTTGAATAAAAACTCTCCATCCACTTCACCTAGATTTCATTACAGACACTTTAACTTTCTAAGGACACTTTCATGAAAATTGAAGTCTGGCAAAAATCTGTGTATCTGAAGAGCTCTTACATGTTGAGTTATGATAAAAACTCAAGCAAAGGCAATTCATTGtttcaaacaaaaagaaaacaaattcaaTAGTGAATGTCAAACCCTGAAAACTgtaatgtatttctctgtaaaaaCTGTGGATGTTATATCGACTGACTGAGAAACTATTAGGCCTCCTCTCTTGTTGTTTTCTCTCTACGTATTTAATTTGTAACACTAATAAGCAACATCCTTCCTGAATATCTTTTTATTAGTTGGGACCcacatattaaaaaacacaaaacaaaaaaatgagaaCATGCAGTTGACCGAGTGAGATATGGCCGATTTAATAAGTACACAAACATTGCTGGGAGCTACCCTCTTCTGCAGCATACTGTTTAGGACACACAAGAAAGAACTAGGGCATATTTATATGAAAAGGTGAACTCTGCTTAGTTTACATTCACATCTATAGCATAAAATAGGACACACACGTGCTTCATGGTGTGCATGAAGTTGTGGTGCTAATACAATCAATGTGAGCCCAACAGCAGTAACTGACTTGATTCAACTCCAAAGCAACAAACCCAAAAGCAACCCTTAAAATGAGAACAGATGCTATCTTTGTCCCAAAAACAGTCTTGTGGATTAGAACGTAATGCATTCTCAGTAACTGTGAAACGTCATTGCACATTTGAGGATAGGACGTGCAATAAGAACATATTTATTGCAGATCGACACATCACAAGGACACAGGAAATCTAAAAGACCAGTGTGCACTTtaaactagaaaaaaaacaaaaacagatccACTCAACCAAGAAAGACTTACTATTATTTGTAATGTTGCATAACTGCAGTTGTTAATATTCCAATTATGAGCCATGATCTAGCCATTATTAATTCTAAGAAAATACACACAAGCCTCTCCTTAGAAGGCCATGTCAACTCACCCATTGCCTCTTCATGCGTCACAGTCCTATGACTGTACAGTTCTTCAGCCTCGCCTCATCTTTCATCCACCGTTGCAACAGCAGGGTTTGTAATTTCTCCTTTGAGGTCGCATCTACACAACAGCTTTCTCGGTCTGCCCCTAGGGTTAACTATGAGGCCTGCACATCATCTAGCAGCAAGAGCTAAAGTTCCCCTCTCTGCCTTTTGGCTCTGCCTTGACAAATATAGCTAGGCCTTTTTTCTTTGAGAGtaaggagaggaaagaggaagcTTTAAAATGCCACTCCCCAAATTCCTCCTAGTTCCTTCCCTTTACACCCAGCTGGCTGAGTTCAGGcaccacctgtctgtctgcctgtgggGAGATGGGGGAAAAATTACGGTGAACTGGGTTGCCTGTCTCACATGAGCAAGCAGGCCTCAGAGGCAGCTGTCCCTCTCTGCAACACAGAGCAGCGAGCTCTAACAATGGCATTCCAGATCTGCTCACAGCTCACCACCCCGCATCTCTTCCCCTCCCTTCAtctcttttccttctttctattgtcctctctttttctcttctctctctcacaacCACATAAATACACTCATAGCATCAGCAGGCCTGATCTCAGCCACAGACGTCTTGCAGATGGGGATTTTCTCAGGCATGCAGGCCCCATTGTTGCTCCTTGCCAAGTGACTACAAGGCCTACTGACTACAGAGCTCTGCTGAGCCTTTTCACCGTCCACACAGCCAACCCTTCCCCGACCCGCTctgcctccccctcctcttgtCTCCCCTCAAAAGCCCTCCCCTCCTTGAACTGTCTTCCCTTCACATGGACTCTGAATTGCAGCAGCTGAACGGTGACATCAGGAGGAAGCTTGAGGAGCCAAAGCCCTCAGGCTCCTCCCCTCTCGGCTGGCTATCCACTGCCTTTAGGGTTGCAACAGTCTCCTCCCGCCTTCCCTTCCCGTCCTCCCTGCCTGTCCGTTCTGTCAGCAGCCCTCCTCAGCTTAGTTCCTCCCACTCGCCTCACCACAGAAAGAGGATCTTTCTTAAAAACAGTCTCCCCCTGACAGCAGCTCTGAGTAGTTATGCATGTCCTTAGAGAAAAGCTGAATAATAAGAGCAAAAAATGCATCGAATTATagacagaaaagacaaaaataacatCAATTAAATCACTGTTGATTGTTAAATTTTGCACTTTACAAGCCTAAATATGTCATAAATACTAGAACCCTGGATCTGCAGGATTCTGTAATGTTTGAGGCAGCATGTGACGAGACCTTCTTCATTGCTCCGTCATGGGAACTGCATGATCAGCACTTCATACAGATGGAGTCAGCTATCCGAGTCAGTATGCAACTGTGTTTTCTCTGTACTTTATCTTTCATACTGGAACATGATGCCTGCAGGAAATCCACTGAATGTAAATGTTGTTTGTGAATTCAGCTGTTAGACTGCAAAGCATCTCTTGCCACTCTCACCCTGCATTACAGTTAAGTGGCTTAATGTCCTCCTGCAGGGTCAGGCCCTGTCTGCCATCTGGATTACTGTATCTCCCAGACTGTGATGACACCATCACACCCAGTCAACTCAAATCTGAATTAAAGCAAACACTTCACATAAATTCGTATAAACTTGCCCTTACACTACTCAAATGCTATTACCACCAGTGAAGCAGTGACAGGCACCAGACTATAAGGAGGTATTCCATACTTGAGGTAAGTTGTTTGTGTGCTAAACACCTTCCTCCTAAAGACAGGGATGTCTGATATGAATGGTTTAATTGGATTTCAGCAACATGAGCTCACATCCAGAGAAAACATTGTTCTTAGCTTAATCAGCTTGGATTTCGTCTGCTGCACAAGAGCAGGTAGCCATGCCCTGCTCTTCACCTCTCCTAGAGAGTGTcgcttgtttttgtcattataagTTGTGTACGTGGGCTAAAGAGCTTCCATGCTTTCGGCAAATTACCACTCTAAGGCTTTTCTGTTCTCTTAAATGCAAAAGCAATGACTCATGTCTGCTAGTACACTGCATTTCACTACTTTGTACAGTGAaatgaacaaaagaaaaacattttttcttgccTTGTGACTAATGGATGTGGATGAGAAAATGTTCCACTAAGAATCACCCAAAAACTCAGACTGAATAGATGATCTGCTTCTCTCACCCACAGTTTTTAAATTATCTATGAGACCTGTTACATAAGATTCTGCAGAAATACCCGACAAAATATTATCTCTTGGGTAAGTCAGGCTACTTTAAAGTGTGATGCAGAAAACCGTATAATGATAATTtagatatataggctatatatttttacaggtcagttaatgaaaaaaacatccacaggATAAAATCCACAATTTATTTGTAAAGCTTTGGCAGAAAATAGTTTCTGATGagaactgttcacaacaagatGATCCATGGATCATCTTGACTAACTTAGACATGGTTCTAGAAAGAAATGCTATTATGAGCATTAACAAAGAAAGAACTATTAAGTACTTTTTCTCACTTGCAATGATTTTGAAAACTCAGCTGATAAAACAAAAGTAGTAGCCTATACTTGGCTTGATATTATATGAAATCATTCTTCTAATATTAATAAGGACATCTTTCTGATATATCATGACACAGCAAATGTATCCATTATCACATATAGAATAAAAAACGCTGACGTTCAAAGCAATTAACCTGTTACAGGTGTGAAAATGTCTAATACACGCTTACTACAATCACATCATTGTGGTGTGATTCCACTGGAAGTTGAGTAATGACACTGTGACTACTCAGCATTCCAGGATGTTTGCACTTCAAGGGCcataaaaagtatttttcccTTCCTTTCCTCTTCCCATGTTTGAGTTAGAGGTGGGTATGTTTTCTACAAACTGCATCTAAGATCACATGCACCATTATTTGGGATGATTCCtgtgtaatttattttactgctgtacagtatgtgtcacAGCAGAGAGAACTTCAGACTAAAGAGTTTTTCCAATCGTTCATTTCAGCAGTCAGCTGTGTGCTGGAGCAGTAAACATGGGCAAAAGTCTCAGTGACCTGAAGTAGAAAGTGCTGGCCCTCGATGATGTGCTGTCAAGATTGTGTTTAAATATAGACTGTAGTTTATGTTTCCATCCACATCTGTTGTGTCCCTGTGCATGTGTCATCATGCAGTAATTGTTCCTGCCTACACTCGGCCTGAGTAAAACATAGCTTTGATCTAATTTAGCAAAAACTCCCTATTACTGATTTTGCTTTGATGAAGTTTTAAAAAGCGTGCAGATTGTAATGAAAAAATACCTGAGTTTGACTGAGAgataatgaaagaaaaaagagaaagagagaataaaaatgaaaaagatggtTATGTACTGAACCAGCAACGTTAATTAGTTTCACCACAGGGAGGCATTACCTTCCTTAAATTACATTTCTataaagtgttgtgaattttgcttttttttcctgtttcctacAGGGGGTAAATCAATAAACAAACGGGAAACTTGTGCTCAGTGTGTCAACTGGCAGCAATATCTGATGGAATCTAATTCAGATACAGATCAAGCATGACTGATTGCATGTTCCCATTTGTACTAGCAATAACAACCCAAAGAACCTTTGTACTGTTTAGAACAACAAAGCTGATGTAAACCTGAGTACAGGACGTCCAGATAATCAAATTTCTGAaagtacatttttgtgttttgggaGTGTTAAGGGGCTGTTGTGGGGCCAGCGAGGGTGCCTGGCTCTATGATGACTCATCAATCATTATTCACACAACACAGAAACCCCTGCTCCTCCATCTAACAAGCTCCCCTCACACTTCACTGCATCAGATGAAGGCATCTGTCTCAATTCATCAGTCTCTGTCAGACTGGTCATAGCGGTGGATGTTGGGTTTCacataatgaaacaaaaacaatctgtaGACATAATCTGTATGGTTTTTGAGAACAACAGACTCAGTGCAGCAACAATTTGATTTACTGCTGTTTGTTCCATGTTACATTGTTTCCATGTGGCTTATCTTACCTTCAACTGGGctctgtgtttgtatttatattttatgcCTGCCTCAGTTTTAAGGCATTGGTGTACATTTGCATATTCAGTATAATAAATACCTGACCAAAGTTGCTGACCAAGCCTGTACACTTGTTACATTGAAAAACTATAGAAATCAATTGTAAGGTGCAATTGTTACTGTACTTTAAAATTCAGAAAAATTGTAGCCATCTTTATGCCTTTGTCTGCAGAAAGTACATTGATAAGATCTGACAACTGAGTGACCACATCGTGTCAAGTACAGTAGTCAGCAGAATTTTTAATCAGCACTGACACAAAAAGGGAGTCAGGAGACATTTGTGTCTCTCCCAGTGAGCCCACTATCACAAAGGCTGGCAGAAGACAATGCGGCATGCAGGCAGTATGTCTGCAGGCACAACATGTACTGCAGATTTTATAAAAGGTCGGTCAGCGCACAAGCAAGGGCCCCGGCCTGCGACCCTTATCCACCTGCAGTAAGAGCTACAGCGTAACTGTGGTGTCTCATATAGTGACTCAGATGGTCACATGATGTCTTGAATATTCTGTCCTGTCAAAATACACTGGCAATGTTATACTTGATGATTTGATTATGAATGGTCAGTGTGCACTATGAAGAATTGGTGGTGTTGCAACTTGCAAACAAACTATAACTTCACAACATGACAAGTGAATGTTCAGAATGTAGCATGAAATGGATGTAATTTTGGCATGGCGGTTTGTTGAGCAACATAGATATTTAGTTTGATGCAATGCACTGTAGCAGTGCTGAATGGACTACAAAGCAACTCTATCATAATaaagagcaaaagaaaaaatgtaattggCAATTGCAACATCTATAACAGAGatctgtgctgtgttgtgttaaCTTTAACTGATTTAGTGATCACGCTTTTATTAATCTTCGGGCTATAACATATTGAAATGATAAACTTAAAAAGGTGCTGGTGCTTGTCTTTCCTGGGGGCACTGCATCGTCTGGGTTCAGTTTGTCTTTATATAGTGCCAAGTACTCAGAGATGTTTAAACTACATagctcattaaaaacaagaatggCATTTAAGTTTGATTTCTTCAAAGtttttaagataaaataaaccACCAACCCTGAACATCTTTGTGCAATGTTGATGAAGTTATTTGCTTCCTGAAATCACTGATGTAAAACTTagactggggaaaaaaatgctcaTAATGTCTTATCTAATATTCAGAATGCACATTATATAATTTCTTATGTGACTATATCCTTCTTCATGAGGTTATGTTATACTTATGATGCCTCATATTCAGAACTTAAAGAAAATGCCCTCAACCAGTTAAAGTGCTGATgttaatgaaaatggccaagcCTAAACGAGTGGTTTGGGAAAATCTATCTTAAAGGGAGGGCAAATTACATAGTCCAATGATTGGCTTTGATCAATCTTAAGCGTAGACCTATAACATATCAGTATAATAAGCAGAATACAATCAGTTGTAGTCAATATGCCTATGCAGTTAGTCTGAAACTGATTCATGGACAATCTTTATTGAGGAAGTGATGTAAAATGGAAGTATCAAATTACCAAATATACTATGGGATTTCTTCTGTAGTTTCTCATAGCCCAAGTTGTTGCACTGTAATACCTACAATTGAGTTCACTTCAGCTCAGTATCTATTGTCCtgcatggtttttttttttttttttttttttacagacctTATGATAACAAGTTACAAAGGTTAAGGGGGTGGTATAAAAATCCAAACATGTGCACCATATTAATTTAGTCAGACGAGATGACAAATTATTATTTCAGCTGACATTGAATTAAATCATATTTGGTCTGTACTATTTGGTTTTAGTGCACAGGTTAAGTAAATAAACACAGTAAGGGTTACTGTCATAggcctaatttgcataaaggTGATGTAACCTGGAGATTGTTCGATCAATTACAAGGAATGACCAGGGTCAAATTATCCTgaataatgaataatttatCATTCTGTCAATCTTATCTTTTGTCTGGGTGCAAAGCAAATTGATTTTGACAACAAGTAGGGTCCAGCTACAATCCTTCATCCTTGCTacatgcctgtgttcaaaggcTGTGTCTAGTCATTTCTAAACTACAATCTGAACTCTGTTCCTGGCAGCCTACACAAGATTTACAAAGATGTATTGAAACAATTCAGAATGTACCTCAATAGGCTCAATATAGCACCCCTGTATATGACAGTACACATGCTGCCCGCCCTGTCTACCTAAAGAACACTGGATATAATCTGAGACTTCAAGCCATTTATACAAACTGAATGAAACCCTGAGACAGACATGTAACCCCTGCTAAGTATCTGCCCTCAGGCACAGCCTCCAGGACCGTCTGCAACCTCTCTGTGACCCAGTGCAGGCAGCCAATTGAGTGAAACCAGGCACACAGTTCCATCAGCTGAACTCATCAAACGTGTGACTTTTGAGATAGTTTTACTCAAAGAGGAGCCATATCCCTGAACAAAAGACCAATCAATAAGGAA
Coding sequences within:
- the LOC126398833 gene encoding tripartite motif-containing protein 3-like, producing the protein MSVTMAKRETGSTSPVVRQIDKQFLVCSICLDHYHNPKVLPCLHTFCERCLQNYIPPQSLTLSCPVCRQTSILPEKGVAALQNNFFITNLMEVLQRDPECSRPEACNVLESASAATACQPLSCPNHEGKVMEFYCESCETAMCLECTEGEHREHVTVPLRDVLEQHKSALKNQLDAVRNRLPQLTAAIELVNEISKQLTERKNEAVTEISNTFDELEKALHQRKTALITEVENICSSKQKVLQAQLTSLLQGKENIQSSCNFTEQALSHGSATEVLLVQKQMGERVSALARHTFPEQPHENGHLECQVETDGLRRSIQNLGVLITTGTVGHTSVATGEGLRHALVGQHTTVTVTTKDKDGELVKTGNAALRAEIFSADGACTEAEVVDNKNGTYEVGYTLRSEGEFTFSLLLYEQPVRGSPFRLRAVKPSDVLQSPDDVKRRVKSPSGGGGHVRQKAVRRPSSMYSTTKKKENPIEDELIYRVGTRGRDKGEFTNLQGISTSSNGRIVVADSNNQCIQVFSNDGQFKMRFGVRGRSPGQLQRPTGVTVDMNGDIIVADYDNRWISIFSSDGKFKNKIGAGRLMGPKGVAVDKNGHIITVDNKACCVFIFQSNGKLVTKFGARGTSDRHFAEKSGANIALEQKLSKSGPVFSPHFVAVNNKNEIVVTDFHNHSVKVYNADGEFLFKFGSHGEGNGQFNAPTGVAVDANGNIIVADWGNSRIQVFDSSGSFLSYINTSADPLYGPQGLALTSDGHVAVADSGNHCFKVYRYLQ